A DNA window from Hoplias malabaricus isolate fHopMal1 chromosome 5, fHopMal1.hap1, whole genome shotgun sequence contains the following coding sequences:
- the LOC136697125 gene encoding protein phosphatase 1 regulatory subunit 15B, which produces MFRSMNSEKHFSSDGPQPTTTAMEGGNVARPESSWINVLSTVSRPAWSLLQKYFPGRVQTQALTPWVSDPGQTNMELGTSLHSLMPDSPRSARLKVAYVHCQHGNADTLSWLTPDSLAELGIQNAAGVDFEAQHSAPAGYLSSAKNFLSQVLLNTVTTQKDARSTERNSDIWFAEAAPTGCASSWWWDGLWGPSDGPQNEVPKTRMSTDTKWQHCGQCHSSVHCQAAECGSAVAGDVKSMLRESAGPTCFKEPIDNEGLHMLRPESLPSSEQHPSVHQHSAVGHLLNIRAVAACSEVAVLTPDQDNGYSSLEEENANTKQLTMKLADEKQEPFGASASQGNMCEETEEVEDPQCREVKSAQEGQKEEVSEPAHVDEESSFLSTPQCQNKAIAYIMGSPCSDESDLENDNDSDWDSNDDAGFDSEGSSQFSDSEDLDDSDDVDEDGEDSEADELDSESERLWNTLCQNTDPYNPRNFTATIRTAPKHSAAAATDSPLSASPAESEHSLFSSPSPLVPQEEESSEETCSMDEAENVRLWNSFSCSSDPYNPLNFQAPTRTRETARGRCKKGAPMGPPVYKKEDAEERLDSGFSETAPLQRPGSSRCVRLKKVTFVEEVEEFYASSDEDRHGPWEEFARDRCRFQRRVQEVEETISYCLSPTFRLVIFQRLYHSS; this is translated from the exons ATGTTCAGGAGTATGAATTCAGAGAAGCACTTCTCCAGCGATGGTCCTCAGCCGACGACCACCGCAATGGAAGGCGGGAACGTGGCTAGGCCCGAAAGCTCGTGGATTAATGTGTTATCCACGGTCTCTAGACCAGCATGGTCGCTTCTGCAGAAGTATTTTCCTGGAAGAGTGCAGACACAGGCCCTAACACCGTGGGTCAGCGATCCTGGACAGACAAACATGGAGCTGGGAACTTCTCTTCATAGCCTCATGCCAGATTCCCCTCGCTCTGCTCGCCTGAAGGTGGCGTACGTGCACTGTCAACACGGAAATGCAGACACTCTGAGCTGGTTGACCCCAGACTCTCTGGCAGAACTTGGCATTCAGAACGCTGCAGGTGTGGATTTTGAAGCACAGCACTCTGCCCCAGCGGGATACCTCTCGTCGGCTAAAAATTTCCTCAGCCAGGTGTTGCTGAACACAGTGACGACACAGAAAGATGCGAGGAGCACGGAGCGCAACTCAGATATTTGGTTCGCTGAAGCGGCCCCTACGGGATGCGCCAGCAGTTGGTGGTGGGACGGACTGTGGGGACCCAGTGATGGCCCTCAAAACGAAGTGCCAAAAACTAGAATGTCAACTGACACAAAGTGGCAGcattgtggacagtgtcacagtAGTGTTCATTGTCAGGCAGCTGAGTGTGGTTCAGCGGTTGCTGGTGATGTGAAATCAATGCTCAGAGAAAGCGCTGGACCTACGTGTTTCAAAGAGCCAATAGACAATGAAGGCCTTCACATGCTCCGGCCAGAATCTCTCCCGAGCTCAGAGCAGCACCCATCAGTTCATCAGCACAGTGCAGTTGGACATCTGCTTAATATCAGAGCTGTCGCCGCCTGCAGCGAGGTGGCAGTTCTGACTCCAGATCAAGACAATGGATACTCCAGTCTGGAGGAGGAAAATGCAAACACTAAGCAGCTTACTATGAAACTCGCAGATGAGAAGCAGGAACCATTTGGTGCTTCTGCTTCTCAGGGAAATATGTGTGAGGAGACTGAAGAGGTAGAGGATCCTCAGTGTCGGGAGGTCAAGAGCGCACAGGAAGGACAGAAAGAGGAAGTCTCTGAACCTGCACATGTGGATGAGGAGTCCTCTTTCCTGTCCACACCTCAGTGCCAGAACAAGGCCATTGCGTATATCATGGGCAGCCCCTGTAGCGATGAGTCAGACCTGGAAAATGACAATGACAGTGACTGGGACAGCAATGATGATGCCGGTTTCGACAGCGAAGGCTCATCCCAGTTCTCTGATTCCGAGGATCTAGATGACAGTGATGATGTGGACGAGGATGGGGAGGACTCAGAAGCTGATGAACTTGACTCTGAGAGTGAAAGGCTGTGGAATACACTGTGCCAAAATACGGACCCCTATAATCCCCGGAACTTTACCGCCACAATACGGACAGCTCCCAAACATAGTGCGGCTGCTGCAACGGACTCACCCCTCTCAGCCTCCCCTGCAGAGTCTGAGCACTCCCTTTTTTCATCCCCTTCACCCCTGGTACCCCAGGAAGAGGAGTCCAGCGAAGAGACCTGCTCCATGGACGAGGCAGAAAATGTTAGGCTTTGGAACTCTTTTAGCTGCTCCTCAGATCCCTACAACCCCCTTAACTTTCAGGCCCCTACTAGGACTCGAGAGACagccagggggcgctgtaagAAGGGAGCACCCATGGGGCCTCCGGTTTATAAGAAAGAGGACGCTGAGGAGAGGCTGGACAGTGGATTTTCAGAGACAGCACCTTTACAAAGGCCGGGAAGTTCCAGATGTGTCCGACTGAAAAAG GTGACCTttgtggaggaggtggaggagttcTACGCCAGCAGTGATGAGGACCGCCACGGCCCATGGGAAGAGTTTGCCCGGGACCGCTGCCGCTTCCAGCGCCGCGttcaggaggtggaggagaccATCAGCTATTGCTTGTCCCCCACTTTCCGCCTCGTCATCTTTCAAAGACTCTACCATAGTAGTTGA